Proteins encoded within one genomic window of Ranitomeya variabilis isolate aRanVar5 chromosome 4, aRanVar5.hap1, whole genome shotgun sequence:
- the LOC143767638 gene encoding uncharacterized protein LOC143767638 isoform X3: MIFLEKSRQEPTIRAASKQETGRKKRSIHQSFGEQVAQKGKPRIPTAGMIFLEKSRQEPTIRAASKQERGRKKRSIHQSFGEQVAQKGKPRIPTAGMVFLEKNCQELTIRAVPKTGDTSKKESIHQSSGELAAQRRKNRIPTDDRTRRSAGQLTSSMFKSDDLEIPQDTIEVNAITPDTPPSHHRKDLSSDLLEKVLSSDSLPTTKENQSHKISINKGTAPKAMKTSSLSEYGNSFPLIQSFLKQQNLHKANNVFSCSKCGRCFNQKSDFVSHRRIHTGEKPFSCSECGKCFIRKAQLVPHQRTHTGEKPFSCSECGKCFTRKATLDSHQKTHTGEKPFSCSECGKCFNRKTTLDSHQKTHTGEKPFSCSECGKCFNRKANLVSHQKTHTGEKPFSCSECGKCFNRKANLVSHQNTHPGEKPFSCSECGKCFNHKAHLVTHQKTHTGEKPFSCSECGKCFNRKANLVSHQKTHTGEKPFSCSECGKCFNHKVNLVRHQKTHTGEKPFSCSECGKCFTEKKVLIRHHRSHTGEKPFSCSECGKCFNRKATLDSHQKTHIGEKPFSCSECEKCFNQKANLVTHQRTHTGEKPFSCSECGKCFTEKKVLIRHHRSHTGEKPFSCSECGKCFTEKKVLIRHHRSHTGEKPFSCSECGKCFNHKVNLVRHQKTHTGEKPFSCSECGKCFLDKSVLVRHHRSHTGEKSFSCSECGKCFNHKVNLVSHQKTHTGEKPFSCSECGKCFNRKATLDSHQKTHTGKKPFSCS; this comes from the exons CTGGGATGATTTTTCTTGAAAAGAGCCGCCAGGAACCGACCATTAGGGCTGCGTCAAAACAGGAGAGAGGAAGGAAGAAACGGTCCATACACCAATCCTTTGGAGAACAAGTGGCCCAGAAAGGAAAGCCTAGGATACCTACGG CTGGAATGGTTTTTCTTGAGAAGAACTGCCAGGAACTGACCATTAGGGCTGTGCCAAAGACAGGAGACACATCAAAAAAAGAGTCTATACACCAGTCCTCCGGAGAACTAGCGGCCCAGAGAAGGAAGAATAGGATACCTACAG atgaccgtaccaggagatcagcaggacagctgacatcttcaatgtttaaatcagatgatcttgagatcccacaggatacaattgaagtgaatgccattactccagatacacCACCATCCCATCaccgcaaagatctgtcatctgatctttTGGaaaaggtcctgtcttctgattcattacctactactaaggaaaatcaaagtcacaaaataagcattaataaaggaactgctcctaaagcaatgaaGACATCTTCAttatcagaatatggaaatagttttcccctaaTACAGTCCTTTCTCAAACAACAAAACCTTCACAAAGCAAACAAtgtattttcttgttccaagtgtgggagatgttttaaccagaaatcagattttgtcagtcaccggagaattcacacaggggagaagccattttcatgttcagaatgtggaaaatgttttattcggAAAGCGCAGCTTGTtccccaccaaagaactcacacaggagagaagcctttttcctgttcagaatgtgggaaatgttttaccaggaaagcaactcttgatagccaccagaaaacccacacaggggagaagcctttttcatgttcagaatgtgggaaatgttttaacaggaaaacgactcttgatagccaccagaaaacccacacaggggagaagcctttttcatgttcagaatgtgggaaatgttttaacaggaaagcgaatcttgttagccaccagaaaacccacacaggagagaagcctttttcatgttcagaatgtgggaaatgttttaacaggaaagcgaatcttgttagccaccagaacacccacccaggggagaagcctttttcatgttcagaatgtgggaaatgttttaaccacaaagcacATCTTGTTAcccatcaaaaaactcacacaggagagaagcctttttcatgttcagaatgtgggaaatgttttaacaggaaagcgaatcttgttagccaccagaaaacccacacaggggagaagcctttttcctgttcagaatgtgggaaatgttttaaccacaaagtgaATCTTGTTaggcaccagaaaacccacacaggagagaagcctttttcatgttcagaatgtgggaaatgttttacagaaaaaaaagttcttatcagacaccatagatctcacacaggggagaagcctttttcctgttcagaatgtgggaaatgttttaacaggaaagcgactcttgatagccaccagaaaacccacataggggagaagcctttttcctgttcagaatgtgagaaatgttttaaccagaaagcaaatcttgttacccaccaaagaactcacacaggggagaagcctttttcctgttcagaatgtgggaaatgttttacagaaaaaaaagttcttatcagacaccatagatctcacacaggggagaagcctttttcatgttcagaatgtgggaaatgttttacagaaaaaaaagttcttatcagacaccatagatctcacacaggggagaagcctttttcctgttcagaatgtgggaaatgttttaaccacaaagtgaATCTTGTTaggcaccagaaaacccacacaggggaaaagcctttttcctgttcagaatgtgggaaatgttttctagataaatcagttcttgtcagacatcatagatctcacacaggggagaagtctttttcatgttcagaatgtgggaaatgttttaaccacaaagtgaatcttgttagccaccagaaaacccacacaggagagaagcctttttcatgttcagaatgtgggaaatgttttaacaggaaagcgactcttgatagccaccagaaaacccacacagggaagaagccattttcatgttcataa